One window from the genome of Nocardioides panaciterrulae encodes:
- a CDS encoding helix-turn-helix domain-containing protein, with the protein MEFDQKRVDATPDQPTRQRVARSILVDGPSTAVALAERLDLTPAAVRRHLDQLLEEGTIEAREPRTRAARGRGRPAKVFALTEAGRDGFDQKYDDLAAQALRFLDETGGEDVVREFARRRVAFIEERFDVVAEADPTLTPAEVLARVLTDEGYAAGVREIAVGEQLCQQHCPVAHVAHEFPQLCEAETEAFSRVLGRHVQRLATIAHGDGVCTTCIPHTSPSTGKTKEQVTT; encoded by the coding sequence GTGGAATTCGACCAGAAGCGCGTCGACGCGACGCCCGACCAGCCCACGCGCCAGCGTGTGGCCCGGTCGATCCTGGTCGACGGTCCCTCCACCGCCGTCGCCCTCGCCGAGCGCCTCGACCTGACGCCCGCGGCCGTCCGCCGGCACCTCGACCAGCTGCTCGAGGAGGGCACGATCGAGGCGCGCGAGCCGCGCACCCGGGCCGCCCGCGGTCGCGGCCGCCCCGCCAAGGTGTTCGCCCTGACCGAGGCCGGTCGCGACGGCTTCGACCAGAAGTACGACGACCTGGCGGCGCAGGCGCTGCGGTTCCTCGACGAGACCGGGGGCGAGGACGTCGTCCGGGAGTTCGCCCGCCGTCGCGTGGCGTTCATCGAGGAGCGCTTCGACGTCGTGGCCGAGGCGGACCCGACGCTGACCCCGGCCGAGGTGCTGGCCCGGGTCCTCACCGACGAGGGGTACGCCGCGGGCGTGCGGGAGATCGCGGTGGGGGAGCAGCTGTGCCAGCAGCACTGCCCGGTCGCCCACGTCGCCCACGAGTTCCCCCAGCTGTGCGAGGCCGAGACCGAGGCGTTCAGCCGGGTGCTCGGCCGCCACGTGCAGCGACTGGCCACGATCGCCCACGGCGACGGGGTCTGCA